A genomic segment from Oncorhynchus clarkii lewisi isolate Uvic-CL-2024 chromosome 12, UVic_Ocla_1.0, whole genome shotgun sequence encodes:
- the LOC139421954 gene encoding tumor necrosis factor receptor superfamily member 27 isoform X1, with the protein MSRLDEVALSIDSVLKYRLVKTILKSVLKYLRKTYGSRSYIAVMDCSETQYYLNGNCHPCLQCGPGQELSEDCGYGSGRSAYCIPCNVKTYKEGWGYHFCRFCQSCKRINRHQKSLCTSKSNAVCGECLPGFYSKTRINGLQDLECMPCGPSSTTEQQCSRSREVDVEKVWSPEGPAHNAAVTATISVALVTMAILAAALFIYFRHTLLKKIFKGCLAPQSTSQNDMECAAYPVNRVTLNLEQEGQGSGACANSTTTAETLARLQSKVDMIVPLGSIVLSPDLKTQDHRYLLETQPLVQNSTCSNCSSGFVSQISSEPPSVSGDVPITMEIPVGPIDSGEYVAGSLFLQSSEGYCASELQESPLHQHVPVECTELDFHTTAASTLDLDSTTDPDCSSVSLGITEISEIRDGSSGETLGGRQLRRSPSDCPEEQTDSCWSSHQQPCNSSLRGSNAMETVSLLKKCIRIMQGVRLGRLPQALVDSLALKLDPTFPGVQNYQHVALKMGISHELLKDLRGFEQVFRYLSSCTLLTVPELLHTFYLLQRFDTLLLLCEYALQRYVTGCTY; encoded by the exons ATGTCCAGATTGGATGAAGTGGCACTGTCTATCGATAGCGTGCTAAAGTATAGGCTCGTGAAAACGATTTTAAAAAGTGTGCTTAAGTATCTTCGTAAAACTTATGGATCAAG GAGTTACATTGCTGTCATGGATTGTTCTGAAACCCAGTACTacttgaatgggaactgccaCCCTTGTCTGCAATGTGGACCAGGACAAGAGCTCTCAGAG GACTGTGGTTATGGAAGTGGACGGTCGGCTTATTGCATCCCCTGTAATGTCAAGACTTATAAAGAGGGTTGGGGTTACCACTTCTGCAGATTCTGCCAGTCATGTAAACGCATAAACAGGCACCAGAAGTCACTGTGCACCTCTAAAAGCAATGCTGTCTGTGGGGAGTGTTTACCAGG CTTTTACAGTAAGACACGGATAAATGGCTTGCAGGACTTGGAGTGCATGCCATGTGGTCCCTCCTCCACCACTGAGCAGCAATGCAGCC GAAGCAGAGAAGttgatgtggaaaaagtctggAGCCCAGAAGGCCCAGCCCATAATGCTGCTGTTACCGCCACCATTTCTGTAGCCCTGGTTACCATGGCAATcctagctgctgccttgtttaTATACTTCAGACATACCTTACTAAAGAAAATATTTAAAG GATGCCTGGCTCCTCAAAGCACAAGTCAGAATGACATGGAGTGTGCAGCATACCCAGTGAACAGGGTCACACTGAACCTGGAGCAGGAAGGCCAAGGCTCAG GTGCATGTGCTAACTCTACCACCACTGCAGAAACATTGGCCAGACTGCAGTCCAAAGTGGACATGATTGTCCCTCTGGGGTCCATTGTACTAAGCCCTGACCTTAAAACTCAGGACCACAGATACCTCCTGGAGACCCAGCCGCTGGTGCAGAACTCCACCTGCAGTAACTGCTCATCTGGGTTTGTCTCTCAGATATCCTCTGAGCCGCCCTCAGTCAGTGGGGACGTCCCAATCACAATGGAGATCCCTGTGGGTCCAATAGACAGTGGGGAGTATGTGGCAGGGTCCTTGTTCCTGCAGAGCAGTGAGGGATACTGTGCTTCTGAGCTGCAGGAGAGCCCTCTCCATCAGCATGTCCCAGTGGAGTGCACTGAGCTAGACTTCCACACCACTGCAGCCTCAACACTGGACCTTGACAGCACTACAGACCCAGACTGTAGCTCTGTGAGCCTGGGGATTACTGAGATATCTGAGATTAGGGACGGCTCCTCCGGAGAAACGTTAGGAGGAAGACAACTGAGGAGGAGTCCATCTGACTGCCCAGAGGAGCAAACTGACAGCTGTTGGAGCAGCCATCAACAACCCTGCAACAGCAGTCTGCGAGGCAGTAATGCG ATGGAAACAGTGAGCCTGCTGAAGAAGTGTATCCGAATCATGCAAG GGGTCCGTCTAGGCAGGCTGCCGCAGGCCTTGGTGGATTCTCTGGCTCTGAAGCTGGACCCAACGTTCCCAGGAGTACAGAACTACCAGCATGTGGCGCTGAAGATGGGCATATCTCACGAGTTGCTGAAAGACCTGCGCGGGTTTGAACAGGTCTTTCGGTACCTTTCCTCCTGCACTCTGCTGACAGTACCTGAACTGCTCCACACCTTCTATCTCCTGCAAAGGTTTGACACCCTGCTCCTGCTGTGTGAATATGCCCTGCAGCGCTATGTCACAGGATGCACATACTAA
- the LOC139421954 gene encoding tumor necrosis factor receptor superfamily member 27 isoform X2, with translation MDCSETQYYLNGNCHPCLQCGPGQELSEDCGYGSGRSAYCIPCNVKTYKEGWGYHFCRFCQSCKRINRHQKSLCTSKSNAVCGECLPGFYSKTRINGLQDLECMPCGPSSTTEQQCSRSREVDVEKVWSPEGPAHNAAVTATISVALVTMAILAAALFIYFRHTLLKKIFKGCLAPQSTSQNDMECAAYPVNRVTLNLEQEGQGSGNYQSACANSTTTAETLARLQSKVDMIVPLGSIVLSPDLKTQDHRYLLETQPLVQNSTCSNCSSGFVSQISSEPPSVSGDVPITMEIPVGPIDSGEYVAGSLFLQSSEGYCASELQESPLHQHVPVECTELDFHTTAASTLDLDSTTDPDCSSVSLGITEISEIRDGSSGETLGGRQLRRSPSDCPEEQTDSCWSSHQQPCNSSLRGSNAMETVSLLKKCIRIMQGVRLGRLPQALVDSLALKLDPTFPGVQNYQHVALKMGISHELLKDLRGFEQVFRYLSSCTLLTVPELLHTFYLLQRFDTLLLLCEYALQRYVTGCTY, from the exons ATGGATTGTTCTGAAACCCAGTACTacttgaatgggaactgccaCCCTTGTCTGCAATGTGGACCAGGACAAGAGCTCTCAGAG GACTGTGGTTATGGAAGTGGACGGTCGGCTTATTGCATCCCCTGTAATGTCAAGACTTATAAAGAGGGTTGGGGTTACCACTTCTGCAGATTCTGCCAGTCATGTAAACGCATAAACAGGCACCAGAAGTCACTGTGCACCTCTAAAAGCAATGCTGTCTGTGGGGAGTGTTTACCAGG CTTTTACAGTAAGACACGGATAAATGGCTTGCAGGACTTGGAGTGCATGCCATGTGGTCCCTCCTCCACCACTGAGCAGCAATGCAGCC GAAGCAGAGAAGttgatgtggaaaaagtctggAGCCCAGAAGGCCCAGCCCATAATGCTGCTGTTACCGCCACCATTTCTGTAGCCCTGGTTACCATGGCAATcctagctgctgccttgtttaTATACTTCAGACATACCTTACTAAAGAAAATATTTAAAG GATGCCTGGCTCCTCAAAGCACAAGTCAGAATGACATGGAGTGTGCAGCATACCCAGTGAACAGGGTCACACTGAACCTGGAGCAGGAAGGCCAAGGCTCAGGTAATTATCAGA GTGCATGTGCTAACTCTACCACCACTGCAGAAACATTGGCCAGACTGCAGTCCAAAGTGGACATGATTGTCCCTCTGGGGTCCATTGTACTAAGCCCTGACCTTAAAACTCAGGACCACAGATACCTCCTGGAGACCCAGCCGCTGGTGCAGAACTCCACCTGCAGTAACTGCTCATCTGGGTTTGTCTCTCAGATATCCTCTGAGCCGCCCTCAGTCAGTGGGGACGTCCCAATCACAATGGAGATCCCTGTGGGTCCAATAGACAGTGGGGAGTATGTGGCAGGGTCCTTGTTCCTGCAGAGCAGTGAGGGATACTGTGCTTCTGAGCTGCAGGAGAGCCCTCTCCATCAGCATGTCCCAGTGGAGTGCACTGAGCTAGACTTCCACACCACTGCAGCCTCAACACTGGACCTTGACAGCACTACAGACCCAGACTGTAGCTCTGTGAGCCTGGGGATTACTGAGATATCTGAGATTAGGGACGGCTCCTCCGGAGAAACGTTAGGAGGAAGACAACTGAGGAGGAGTCCATCTGACTGCCCAGAGGAGCAAACTGACAGCTGTTGGAGCAGCCATCAACAACCCTGCAACAGCAGTCTGCGAGGCAGTAATGCG ATGGAAACAGTGAGCCTGCTGAAGAAGTGTATCCGAATCATGCAAG GGGTCCGTCTAGGCAGGCTGCCGCAGGCCTTGGTGGATTCTCTGGCTCTGAAGCTGGACCCAACGTTCCCAGGAGTACAGAACTACCAGCATGTGGCGCTGAAGATGGGCATATCTCACGAGTTGCTGAAAGACCTGCGCGGGTTTGAACAGGTCTTTCGGTACCTTTCCTCCTGCACTCTGCTGACAGTACCTGAACTGCTCCACACCTTCTATCTCCTGCAAAGGTTTGACACCCTGCTCCTGCTGTGTGAATATGCCCTGCAGCGCTATGTCACAGGATGCACATACTAA
- the LOC139421954 gene encoding tumor necrosis factor receptor superfamily member 27 isoform X3 — MDCSETQYYLNGNCHPCLQCGPGQELSEDCGYGSGRSAYCIPCNVKTYKEGWGYHFCRFCQSCKRINRHQKSLCTSKSNAVCGECLPGFYSKTRINGLQDLECMPCGPSSTTEQQCSRSREVDVEKVWSPEGPAHNAAVTATISVALVTMAILAAALFIYFRHTLLKKIFKGCLAPQSTSQNDMECAAYPVNRVTLNLEQEGQGSGACANSTTTAETLARLQSKVDMIVPLGSIVLSPDLKTQDHRYLLETQPLVQNSTCSNCSSGFVSQISSEPPSVSGDVPITMEIPVGPIDSGEYVAGSLFLQSSEGYCASELQESPLHQHVPVECTELDFHTTAASTLDLDSTTDPDCSSVSLGITEISEIRDGSSGETLGGRQLRRSPSDCPEEQTDSCWSSHQQPCNSSLRGSNAMETVSLLKKCIRIMQGVRLGRLPQALVDSLALKLDPTFPGVQNYQHVALKMGISHELLKDLRGFEQVFRYLSSCTLLTVPELLHTFYLLQRFDTLLLLCEYALQRYVTGCTY; from the exons ATGGATTGTTCTGAAACCCAGTACTacttgaatgggaactgccaCCCTTGTCTGCAATGTGGACCAGGACAAGAGCTCTCAGAG GACTGTGGTTATGGAAGTGGACGGTCGGCTTATTGCATCCCCTGTAATGTCAAGACTTATAAAGAGGGTTGGGGTTACCACTTCTGCAGATTCTGCCAGTCATGTAAACGCATAAACAGGCACCAGAAGTCACTGTGCACCTCTAAAAGCAATGCTGTCTGTGGGGAGTGTTTACCAGG CTTTTACAGTAAGACACGGATAAATGGCTTGCAGGACTTGGAGTGCATGCCATGTGGTCCCTCCTCCACCACTGAGCAGCAATGCAGCC GAAGCAGAGAAGttgatgtggaaaaagtctggAGCCCAGAAGGCCCAGCCCATAATGCTGCTGTTACCGCCACCATTTCTGTAGCCCTGGTTACCATGGCAATcctagctgctgccttgtttaTATACTTCAGACATACCTTACTAAAGAAAATATTTAAAG GATGCCTGGCTCCTCAAAGCACAAGTCAGAATGACATGGAGTGTGCAGCATACCCAGTGAACAGGGTCACACTGAACCTGGAGCAGGAAGGCCAAGGCTCAG GTGCATGTGCTAACTCTACCACCACTGCAGAAACATTGGCCAGACTGCAGTCCAAAGTGGACATGATTGTCCCTCTGGGGTCCATTGTACTAAGCCCTGACCTTAAAACTCAGGACCACAGATACCTCCTGGAGACCCAGCCGCTGGTGCAGAACTCCACCTGCAGTAACTGCTCATCTGGGTTTGTCTCTCAGATATCCTCTGAGCCGCCCTCAGTCAGTGGGGACGTCCCAATCACAATGGAGATCCCTGTGGGTCCAATAGACAGTGGGGAGTATGTGGCAGGGTCCTTGTTCCTGCAGAGCAGTGAGGGATACTGTGCTTCTGAGCTGCAGGAGAGCCCTCTCCATCAGCATGTCCCAGTGGAGTGCACTGAGCTAGACTTCCACACCACTGCAGCCTCAACACTGGACCTTGACAGCACTACAGACCCAGACTGTAGCTCTGTGAGCCTGGGGATTACTGAGATATCTGAGATTAGGGACGGCTCCTCCGGAGAAACGTTAGGAGGAAGACAACTGAGGAGGAGTCCATCTGACTGCCCAGAGGAGCAAACTGACAGCTGTTGGAGCAGCCATCAACAACCCTGCAACAGCAGTCTGCGAGGCAGTAATGCG ATGGAAACAGTGAGCCTGCTGAAGAAGTGTATCCGAATCATGCAAG GGGTCCGTCTAGGCAGGCTGCCGCAGGCCTTGGTGGATTCTCTGGCTCTGAAGCTGGACCCAACGTTCCCAGGAGTACAGAACTACCAGCATGTGGCGCTGAAGATGGGCATATCTCACGAGTTGCTGAAAGACCTGCGCGGGTTTGAACAGGTCTTTCGGTACCTTTCCTCCTGCACTCTGCTGACAGTACCTGAACTGCTCCACACCTTCTATCTCCTGCAAAGGTTTGACACCCTGCTCCTGCTGTGTGAATATGCCCTGCAGCGCTATGTCACAGGATGCACATACTAA
- the LOC139421954 gene encoding tumor necrosis factor receptor superfamily member 27 isoform X4, producing MGTATLVCNVDQDKSSQSFYSKTRINGLQDLECMPCGPSSTTEQQCSRSREVDVEKVWSPEGPAHNAAVTATISVALVTMAILAAALFIYFRHTLLKKIFKGCLAPQSTSQNDMECAAYPVNRVTLNLEQEGQGSGNYQSACANSTTTAETLARLQSKVDMIVPLGSIVLSPDLKTQDHRYLLETQPLVQNSTCSNCSSGFVSQISSEPPSVSGDVPITMEIPVGPIDSGEYVAGSLFLQSSEGYCASELQESPLHQHVPVECTELDFHTTAASTLDLDSTTDPDCSSVSLGITEISEIRDGSSGETLGGRQLRRSPSDCPEEQTDSCWSSHQQPCNSSLRGSNAMETVSLLKKCIRIMQGVRLGRLPQALVDSLALKLDPTFPGVQNYQHVALKMGISHELLKDLRGFEQVFRYLSSCTLLTVPELLHTFYLLQRFDTLLLLCEYALQRYVTGCTY from the exons atgggaactgccaCCCTTGTCTGCAATGTGGACCAGGACAAGAGCTCTCAGAG CTTTTACAGTAAGACACGGATAAATGGCTTGCAGGACTTGGAGTGCATGCCATGTGGTCCCTCCTCCACCACTGAGCAGCAATGCAGCC GAAGCAGAGAAGttgatgtggaaaaagtctggAGCCCAGAAGGCCCAGCCCATAATGCTGCTGTTACCGCCACCATTTCTGTAGCCCTGGTTACCATGGCAATcctagctgctgccttgtttaTATACTTCAGACATACCTTACTAAAGAAAATATTTAAAG GATGCCTGGCTCCTCAAAGCACAAGTCAGAATGACATGGAGTGTGCAGCATACCCAGTGAACAGGGTCACACTGAACCTGGAGCAGGAAGGCCAAGGCTCAGGTAATTATCAGA GTGCATGTGCTAACTCTACCACCACTGCAGAAACATTGGCCAGACTGCAGTCCAAAGTGGACATGATTGTCCCTCTGGGGTCCATTGTACTAAGCCCTGACCTTAAAACTCAGGACCACAGATACCTCCTGGAGACCCAGCCGCTGGTGCAGAACTCCACCTGCAGTAACTGCTCATCTGGGTTTGTCTCTCAGATATCCTCTGAGCCGCCCTCAGTCAGTGGGGACGTCCCAATCACAATGGAGATCCCTGTGGGTCCAATAGACAGTGGGGAGTATGTGGCAGGGTCCTTGTTCCTGCAGAGCAGTGAGGGATACTGTGCTTCTGAGCTGCAGGAGAGCCCTCTCCATCAGCATGTCCCAGTGGAGTGCACTGAGCTAGACTTCCACACCACTGCAGCCTCAACACTGGACCTTGACAGCACTACAGACCCAGACTGTAGCTCTGTGAGCCTGGGGATTACTGAGATATCTGAGATTAGGGACGGCTCCTCCGGAGAAACGTTAGGAGGAAGACAACTGAGGAGGAGTCCATCTGACTGCCCAGAGGAGCAAACTGACAGCTGTTGGAGCAGCCATCAACAACCCTGCAACAGCAGTCTGCGAGGCAGTAATGCG ATGGAAACAGTGAGCCTGCTGAAGAAGTGTATCCGAATCATGCAAG GGGTCCGTCTAGGCAGGCTGCCGCAGGCCTTGGTGGATTCTCTGGCTCTGAAGCTGGACCCAACGTTCCCAGGAGTACAGAACTACCAGCATGTGGCGCTGAAGATGGGCATATCTCACGAGTTGCTGAAAGACCTGCGCGGGTTTGAACAGGTCTTTCGGTACCTTTCCTCCTGCACTCTGCTGACAGTACCTGAACTGCTCCACACCTTCTATCTCCTGCAAAGGTTTGACACCCTGCTCCTGCTGTGTGAATATGCCCTGCAGCGCTATGTCACAGGATGCACATACTAA